One stretch of Candidatus Poribacteria bacterium DNA includes these proteins:
- a CDS encoding Gfo/Idh/MocA family oxidoreductase, with translation METKIGIGIISFAHGHANAYCNQMQAFDDVELVACWDDNVERGKAAATQYGMRYSPHLENVVNHPEIHAVIVTSETNRHAEMVVAAASEGKDILCQKPMALTLEDCDRIAEIVEKTGVKFMMGHQMRRDPANIAMKELIDSGVLGKIGVLRRRHCINALFSEAFVTGPSRWHIDPEKNMGMFMDDASHATDFIHWMLGKPTSVIAEIDNILTDVAPDDTGLAVYRFAGGEMAILLNTSVTLAGENTTEIYGDAGVVIQNYGDAPSCNIPRPADAVALKVYTRDEPLWRDLGIPIPEGHGERIGGVPRPFIDCLKNDTESDVTVEDGRVSVEMILGAYRSAQEGRRITFPL, from the coding sequence ATGGAAACAAAGATTGGTATCGGCATCATTAGTTTCGCACATGGACACGCCAACGCATACTGCAACCAAATGCAGGCGTTTGACGACGTCGAACTCGTTGCGTGTTGGGACGATAACGTTGAACGCGGAAAAGCCGCCGCAACGCAATACGGCATGCGTTACTCACCACACCTTGAAAACGTTGTCAATCACCCGGAGATTCACGCCGTTATCGTGACGTCTGAAACGAATCGACACGCAGAAATGGTAGTGGCAGCCGCATCGGAAGGGAAAGATATCCTCTGCCAAAAACCGATGGCACTCACGTTGGAGGATTGCGACCGCATCGCCGAGATCGTCGAGAAAACAGGTGTGAAATTTATGATGGGTCATCAAATGCGGCGCGATCCAGCAAACATCGCCATGAAAGAACTCATTGACAGCGGTGTTCTGGGTAAAATTGGTGTACTACGTCGTCGACACTGCATCAACGCACTGTTTAGTGAAGCCTTCGTGACGGGACCCAGTCGCTGGCACATCGATCCGGAGAAGAACATGGGGATGTTCATGGATGATGCCTCTCACGCAACCGACTTTATCCACTGGATGCTCGGTAAACCGACAAGCGTTATCGCCGAAATTGATAACATCTTGACGGATGTCGCACCGGATGACACAGGATTGGCTGTCTACCGGTTCGCGGGTGGAGAGATGGCAATTCTGCTGAATACATCTGTGACCCTCGCCGGGGAGAATACGACCGAAATCTACGGCGATGCAGGTGTCGTCATTCAGAACTATGGCGATGCACCTTCGTGCAATATCCCGCGTCCCGCAGATGCCGTCGCACTTAAGGTGTACACGCGCGATGAACCCTTGTGGCGAGATTTGGGGATCCCAATTCCGGAGGGGCATGGAGAACGGATTGGCGGCGTGCCGCGTCCCTTTATCGACTGCCTGAAGAATGATACAGAATCGGATGTCACGGTGGAAGATGGACGCGTTTCAGTGGAGATGATTTTAGGGGCATACCGCTCGGCACAGGAAGGACGACGCATTACATTCCCGTTGTAA
- a CDS encoding SDR family oxidoreductase has product MQLKDKVVIITGGGRGIGRAIAIAYAAEGARIVIAARSPEQLDAVAREITEQGGDVLTVPTDLRIQTEVENLIQKTVDRFGRIDILVNNAGVNPRGLFLDSTDEEWEQGWQINVMGVVRCCRAALPIMKRQGSGHIINVGSGMGQVGHANLSVYCASKAALHGLTQAIAEEVWEDGIIANVLIPGPVRTELSKPAWENAGTFRAQSDPWKEPEQVVASALFLAAQPPASGMTGQILSIMRRNSP; this is encoded by the coding sequence ATGCAACTGAAAGATAAAGTCGTTATTATCACGGGTGGTGGGCGCGGTATCGGCAGAGCCATCGCTATCGCTTACGCTGCTGAAGGCGCACGGATTGTCATCGCCGCGCGAAGTCCTGAACAACTCGACGCAGTCGCCAGAGAAATAACCGAGCAGGGTGGGGACGTGCTTACCGTGCCAACCGATTTACGCATCCAGACAGAAGTGGAAAACCTTATTCAGAAAACCGTGGATCGGTTCGGACGGATAGACATCCTTGTCAACAATGCCGGTGTCAATCCGCGAGGTCTCTTTTTGGATAGCACAGATGAGGAATGGGAGCAGGGGTGGCAGATTAATGTGATGGGTGTTGTGCGTTGTTGTCGCGCAGCGTTGCCGATCATGAAACGGCAGGGCAGCGGACACATCATCAATGTCGGCTCCGGTATGGGACAGGTCGGACATGCGAACCTCAGTGTCTATTGTGCCTCGAAGGCGGCGTTGCACGGGTTGACCCAAGCGATCGCCGAAGAAGTCTGGGAGGACGGCATCATTGCGAACGTGCTTATCCCCGGTCCCGTGAGAACCGAACTCTCAAAACCGGCTTGGGAAAATGCGGGAACCTTCAGAGCACAAAGCGATCCGTGGAAAGAGCCGGAGCAGGTTGTAGCATCGGCACTCTTCCTCGCCGCCCAACCGCCTGCGAGCGGCATGACGGGTCAGATCCTGAGTATCATGCGTCGGAATAGTCCCTGA
- a CDS encoding J domain-containing protein → MMKPAALIHINTADEKETARLLEAIEGKQRQVEELTIAIETLKSEVNVFERRYNAHISRHYLELDKVELEMKEYRLRLQLRRENVSEEEIEARVESCFRASRARVDAYEAVNESEPTPPVYKLPDTKAKHLQDLYRKLAKRYHPDKTMNAKEEERREQLMPLINRAYNEQDLETLERLSLGSTERHVPEKTALEKRRALQTELRRLNRAASQLRFEMNRLRAGRTYQLKQQVENAKKTGTDLLTTLAKDLERKIKASRGQLARLINMWHRSKE, encoded by the coding sequence ATGATGAAACCTGCTGCCTTAATTCACATCAATACCGCCGATGAAAAAGAAACCGCTCGACTCTTGGAGGCTATTGAAGGAAAACAGCGACAGGTAGAAGAACTCACAATAGCAATTGAGACGCTCAAATCAGAAGTTAATGTGTTTGAGCGACGTTACAACGCGCATATCAGCCGACACTATCTTGAACTTGACAAAGTTGAACTCGAAATGAAAGAGTACCGTCTTCGTTTGCAACTGCGTCGAGAAAACGTGAGTGAAGAAGAGATAGAAGCGCGGGTGGAATCCTGTTTCCGGGCGAGCCGCGCGCGTGTTGACGCCTACGAAGCGGTAAATGAATCGGAACCAACACCTCCAGTGTATAAACTCCCAGATACCAAGGCGAAACACCTACAAGATCTCTACCGCAAACTCGCCAAACGGTATCATCCGGACAAGACTATGAATGCTAAAGAGGAGGAACGACGAGAACAACTCATGCCGCTCATCAACCGCGCCTACAACGAACAAGATCTCGAGACCTTAGAGCGGTTAAGCCTTGGTTCAACAGAACGCCATGTCCCTGAAAAAACAGCCCTTGAGAAACGAAGGGCACTCCAGACAGAACTGCGAAGGTTGAACCGAGCGGCGAGCCAATTGCGATTTGAGATGAACCGACTCCGGGCAGGACGCACGTATCAACTGAAACAACAGGTAGAAAACGCAAAAAAAACGGGGACAGATCTGCTGACGACCCTCGCCAAGGATTTAGAGCGTAAAATCAAGGCAAGCCGCGGACAACTCGCACGCCTCATCAATATGTGGCACCGTTCGAAGGAATGA
- the infA gene encoding translation initiation factor IF-1, translating into MEAQTEDQEQTPVKNNKIEVEGTVVEPLPNAMFRVELENKHQILAHISGRMRKFFIKILPGDKVTVELSPYDLTRGRITYRKK; encoded by the coding sequence ATGGAAGCTCAGACTGAAGACCAAGAGCAAACCCCCGTTAAGAACAATAAAATAGAGGTTGAAGGTACCGTCGTGGAACCTTTACCAAACGCGATGTTCCGTGTAGAATTGGAAAATAAGCACCAGATTCTGGCACACATTTCCGGCAGAATGCGAAAATTTTTCATCAAGATTTTGCCCGGCGATAAGGTGACAGTAGAACTCTCTCCTTATGACCTCACGAGAGGACGTATTACCTACCGGAAAAAGTAG
- a CDS encoding competence/damage-inducible protein A, translating into MNKESRVAIELFSIGTELILGQIQDTNAHWIAQQILQIGGELRRVTMLRDNREEMSEALDSAIERETSLILTTGGLGPTPDDMTVDVVAALIGTKPVVDEETIAEYRKRREMSENDVISEALTKMATVPETAIVLQNPAGWAPCVSVAHKSSTLMMMPGPPREMKAVFETHIQPLIAERYRAEITTTRVYVNMFEAEVSPLMQKVMERYPDVYLKAYVSLREADGDTMPVDLVSTSTDKADAETQLECATYYFRELVVETGKRFRLEDDE; encoded by the coding sequence ATAAATAAGGAGAGTCGCGTGGCAATTGAACTGTTTTCGATCGGCACAGAGTTAATTCTTGGACAGATTCAGGACACCAATGCCCATTGGATTGCGCAGCAAATCCTTCAGATTGGTGGTGAACTCCGGCGCGTCACAATGTTACGGGATAACCGCGAGGAGATGTCCGAGGCATTGGATTCGGCAATAGAGCGGGAAACATCGCTTATTCTGACAACGGGCGGACTCGGTCCGACACCGGACGATATGACCGTTGACGTGGTCGCCGCACTCATCGGTACAAAGCCTGTGGTAGACGAAGAAACCATCGCCGAATATCGGAAACGCCGCGAGATGTCAGAAAACGATGTTATTAGCGAAGCGCTGACAAAAATGGCGACTGTGCCCGAAACCGCCATCGTTTTGCAGAACCCCGCAGGATGGGCACCTTGCGTCAGTGTAGCACACAAGTCGTCTACACTCATGATGATGCCGGGTCCACCGCGCGAAATGAAGGCAGTTTTTGAAACACATATTCAACCCTTAATCGCAGAACGTTACCGCGCAGAAATTACAACGACGCGGGTTTACGTCAATATGTTTGAAGCCGAAGTTTCACCACTGATGCAGAAAGTGATGGAACGCTACCCAGATGTTTATCTAAAGGCATACGTTTCCCTCCGCGAAGCGGATGGAGACACGATGCCGGTCGACCTTGTTTCAACGAGTACGGACAAAGCGGACGCCGAAACGCAATTGGAATGCGCTACGTATTATTTCCGAGAACTTGTTGTCGAAACAGGGAAACGTTTTCGTCTCGAAGACGACGAATAA
- a CDS encoding prolyl oligopeptidase family serine peptidase: MYEQERDTLAFSHQLYAETPRQLAFQAASITEAEAWQRELRAKLIELVGGFPQEPCNLQAQVLDSCEFPTYFRETVQFQSRPHANIFGYFLSPKPLDSSTPKPVILCLAGHGRGVDDIVGIEEDGTMRAEYGGYQNDFALQCVANGYTVLAIEQFGFGHRRDPIAHEKGGGSSSCQPSAGAALLLGYTMVGWRVYDAMRALDYLATRPEVDMNRIGVMGISGGGTTTFFTAAIDERVKAAVVSGYFNTFRDSILSLSHCIDNYIPNVLQYAEMYDIAGLIAPRAMFVESGTEDTIFPIEATRFAVNEAKSIYKFFNAEDKLGLEVFEAGHSFHGIGAFEFLKRVL; this comes from the coding sequence ATGTATGAACAGGAACGAGATACATTAGCATTTTCGCATCAATTATATGCGGAGACACCGCGTCAACTCGCCTTTCAAGCGGCGAGCATTACAGAGGCAGAAGCCTGGCAGCGTGAACTGCGCGCAAAACTTATCGAATTAGTGGGTGGTTTTCCGCAGGAACCGTGTAACCTACAAGCGCAAGTTCTGGATTCTTGCGAATTTCCCACCTATTTCCGTGAGACGGTTCAGTTTCAGAGTCGTCCACACGCCAATATTTTTGGGTACTTCCTTTCTCCCAAGCCTCTCGACAGTTCAACCCCGAAGCCTGTGATTCTCTGCTTAGCAGGTCACGGGCGCGGTGTAGATGACATTGTCGGCATCGAGGAAGATGGCACCATGCGCGCAGAATATGGTGGTTATCAGAACGACTTTGCGCTCCAGTGTGTGGCAAACGGGTATACCGTGCTTGCTATCGAACAATTCGGGTTTGGTCACCGCCGGGATCCCATCGCGCATGAGAAGGGTGGCGGGAGTTCCTCGTGCCAACCGAGTGCGGGTGCGGCACTCCTTTTAGGGTATACGATGGTAGGGTGGCGGGTTTACGATGCCATGCGCGCTCTTGACTACTTAGCAACGCGCCCAGAGGTTGATATGAATCGCATCGGCGTGATGGGAATTTCCGGGGGTGGCACAACCACCTTCTTCACTGCCGCAATTGATGAACGCGTCAAAGCAGCGGTTGTGAGCGGTTATTTCAACACATTTCGGGATAGTATCCTAAGCCTCAGCCACTGTATAGACAATTACATACCGAATGTGCTACAATATGCCGAGATGTACGACATCGCGGGGTTGATTGCACCGCGCGCGATGTTCGTTGAATCCGGCACGGAAGACACGATCTTCCCGATTGAAGCTACCCGCTTTGCGGTTAACGAGGCAAAATCCATTTACAAATTCTTCAATGCGGAAGACAAATTAGGGCTTGAGGTATTCGAGGCAGGGCATAGTTTCCACGGCATCGGTGCGTTCGAGTTTCTCAAACGGGTCCTATAA
- a CDS encoding DUF1015 domain-containing protein — protein sequence MENNAVPKINLDKPQGIIKNMETTVIPFRGLRYNTTQIEGIEKVIAPPYDVIKSEEQVALEARHPVNIIRLILSQPQKNDTDNENQYTRAAAHLNQWISENTLVRDATPRYYIYDQSFNAPDGKNYTRRALIALVKLEPFENRVILPHEKTHAGPKADRLNLMRECHANLSPIFLLYADPAGDIERILESFTDENRPQIDCPEIFGSTHQLWCLDDTARNREIQALFSTKPLLIADGHHRYETALAFRDEMVQKTSEGTSSGYDYMMVNLVRMESPGLAVLAIHRLLSNLDADRIAHAIAKLPEVFEVHEIDTQANLMAKLDTMKGKSSAVGMYAADDTYRLLIPHSTPAKQLDVTLVQETLIKHLFQIETVAEHISYTAYTDDAVAHVKEGTDRVALLMNPTPVEQVLDVAMAGSTMPQKSTYFYPKMATGLVLNLLNA from the coding sequence ATGGAGAATAATGCTGTTCCGAAGATTAATCTGGACAAACCGCAAGGTATAATTAAAAATATGGAAACAACAGTTATTCCGTTTCGAGGCTTACGCTACAATACGACTCAGATAGAAGGCATTGAGAAGGTCATAGCACCGCCCTATGATGTCATCAAATCTGAAGAACAGGTCGCTTTAGAGGCACGCCATCCCGTCAATATCATCCGCTTAATTTTAAGCCAACCGCAAAAGAACGACACTGACAATGAGAACCAGTACACCCGCGCTGCTGCACACCTGAATCAGTGGATTTCAGAGAACACCCTCGTCCGAGACGCAACACCCCGTTATTATATCTACGATCAATCCTTTAATGCCCCTGACGGCAAAAATTATACGCGTCGCGCCTTAATAGCACTCGTGAAACTGGAACCTTTTGAAAATCGGGTGATCCTACCGCACGAGAAAACGCACGCTGGACCGAAGGCGGACAGGCTCAATCTTATGCGGGAATGCCACGCAAATCTGAGTCCCATTTTCCTGCTCTATGCCGATCCGGCTGGGGATATCGAACGGATCCTGGAAAGTTTCACCGATGAAAATCGACCCCAGATTGACTGTCCGGAGATCTTTGGAAGTACGCACCAACTGTGGTGTTTAGACGACACAGCACGCAATCGTGAAATTCAGGCTCTTTTTTCAACCAAACCGCTCCTGATTGCCGATGGACATCACCGCTATGAAACCGCTCTCGCCTTTCGAGATGAAATGGTTCAGAAGACCTCAGAGGGCACCTCCAGCGGTTACGACTACATGATGGTGAACCTCGTCAGAATGGAATCACCGGGTTTGGCGGTTTTAGCGATTCATCGACTCTTGTCTAATCTCGACGCAGATCGGATCGCACACGCCATCGCCAAACTGCCAGAGGTATTTGAGGTGCATGAAATTGACACACAAGCGAACCTCATGGCAAAATTGGACACGATGAAAGGGAAATCGTCTGCAGTTGGGATGTACGCAGCAGACGATACCTACCGTCTACTAATTCCGCATTCAACGCCCGCCAAACAATTGGACGTAACGCTTGTTCAAGAAACCCTCATCAAGCATCTATTTCAGATTGAAACAGTGGCGGAACATATCAGTTACACCGCATACACAGATGATGCCGTGGCACACGTGAAAGAAGGAACAGACCGCGTCGCACTGCTGATGAACCCGACCCCCGTTGAACAGGTCTTAGATGTAGCTATGGCAGGATCAACAATGCCCCAGAAATCCACATATTTCTATCCGAAGATGGCAACAGGATTGGTCTTAAATTTGTTGAACGCATAA
- a CDS encoding cysteine synthase family protein, with protein MSKRKPEKVNLSEYPLLQIIGQTPLAKIDIFSDELPNVDIYAKIETYNPGGSIKDRPVLRMLTEAIASGELTREKVILDSSSGNAGIAYAMIGAALGYKVELVIPDNASEERKKRIHSHGADVIYTDAILGYDEALREVDRRYEADPERYFFKSQYDNDNNWRAHYETTGVEIWNQTGGNLTHFVAGVGTGGTITGVGRRLKSYNPDIQVCSISPEAFPGIEGLKPLGHPDDIVPEILDESVIDCRIPATIENAHEMCSRLARRGWFVGQSSGGYLYGAYKVAQEIQEGIIVTVFNDLGERYFSTRLWD; from the coding sequence ATGAGCAAGCGAAAGCCTGAAAAGGTGAATCTTTCAGAATATCCACTGCTTCAGATAATAGGACAGACACCGCTCGCCAAAATAGATATCTTTTCTGATGAGTTGCCGAATGTTGACATCTACGCGAAGATCGAAACCTACAATCCCGGAGGCTCGATCAAAGACCGACCGGTGTTAAGGATGCTCACCGAGGCAATTGCATCGGGAGAACTCACACGAGAGAAGGTTATTCTCGATTCCAGCTCCGGCAACGCAGGGATTGCTTATGCCATGATAGGTGCGGCTCTCGGCTATAAAGTCGAACTTGTGATCCCAGACAACGCCAGTGAGGAACGAAAAAAACGCATCCACTCCCACGGTGCAGACGTCATCTATACCGATGCCATTCTGGGTTACGATGAGGCGTTACGGGAAGTTGATCGGCGTTATGAAGCGGATCCTGAGCGGTATTTTTTTAAATCACAATACGACAACGACAACAACTGGCGTGCCCACTATGAAACAACAGGTGTCGAAATCTGGAATCAAACCGGTGGGAACCTCACGCACTTTGTCGCGGGTGTAGGGACCGGCGGTACTATCACGGGTGTCGGCAGACGGCTTAAAAGTTATAATCCAGACATCCAAGTCTGTTCGATTTCACCAGAGGCGTTTCCGGGTATTGAGGGGCTCAAACCGCTCGGGCATCCAGACGACATCGTTCCAGAAATCCTGGACGAATCCGTGATTGATTGTCGGATTCCTGCGACGATTGAAAATGCGCACGAAATGTGCAGCCGGCTCGCACGACGCGGGTGGTTCGTCGGGCAATCCTCCGGTGGTTATCTCTACGGTGCATATAAAGTCGCCCAAGAAATTCAGGAAGGCATTATTGTTACAGTCTTTAATGACCTTGGCGAACGCTACTTCAGCACAAGATTATGGGATTAA
- a CDS encoding sugar phosphate isomerase/epimerase, with amino-acid sequence MKLGLCTIAFQEKPLEEVINIAADYGFDGIELWGKPPHLPADYDENYVKNVRDMAHRKGLAISAFGSYVDPLMDLHQKHFEAAFKIAHELGTELVRIWSGGGPSKSITPSDKRLILFRLVSLAQWANFRNIRLGLEMHNNHLTDSVASILETIEGVSVPSLQTYYQPLARSDADEPHIAAEKLAEHIVNVHAQNFDETGKGCSIADGVVDYTRVVETLSGAGYNGYLEVEFVHGENKLEALQRDRDYLASLINATNGETLKDLDIAPV; translated from the coding sequence ATGAAATTAGGTTTATGCACCATTGCCTTTCAGGAAAAACCGTTGGAAGAGGTCATTAATATAGCGGCGGACTACGGCTTTGATGGTATCGAACTCTGGGGAAAACCACCACACTTACCAGCGGACTACGACGAAAATTACGTCAAAAACGTTAGGGATATGGCGCACCGGAAGGGCTTAGCGATCTCCGCATTCGGCTCTTATGTGGATCCGTTGATGGATCTCCACCAGAAACATTTCGAGGCGGCCTTCAAAATCGCGCATGAATTAGGCACCGAGCTCGTCAGAATCTGGTCTGGTGGCGGTCCTTCCAAATCTATCACGCCTTCTGATAAACGCCTGATTCTCTTCCGATTGGTGAGCCTCGCACAGTGGGCAAATTTCCGAAATATTCGACTTGGCCTGGAAATGCATAACAACCATCTCACCGATAGTGTTGCCAGCATCTTGGAAACGATTGAAGGTGTGAGTGTGCCTTCGCTTCAAACTTACTATCAACCCCTTGCGCGCTCGGATGCCGATGAACCCCACATAGCCGCAGAAAAACTCGCTGAACATATCGTAAACGTCCACGCTCAAAATTTTGATGAAACCGGAAAAGGGTGTTCCATTGCAGACGGTGTGGTAGATTATACTCGAGTCGTTGAAACGCTGAGCGGAGCGGGATATAATGGATACTTGGAGGTAGAGTTCGTCCACGGTGAGAACAAATTGGAAGCACTCCAACGTGACCGCGACTACCTTGCGAGTTTAATTAACGCCACAAATGGTGAGACGCTGAAGGATCTCGACATCGCCCCTGTCTAA
- the modA gene encoding molybdate ABC transporter substrate-binding protein yields the protein MMVRVIRFCVAIGVLVLFTVLIGCTKEKREHTELDVFAAISLTDALTEIGTAFTAENGIKIFYNFAASTTLQRQLEKGATADVFISASPRQVVALETNGLLEVESRRDLLTNRLVLVSDDTAGFSVETLAKLAVPEIARIAIGHPNIVPAGTYAKEALTHFELWETLRPKLIFGVDVRATLAYVTAGNVDIAIVYKTDTTLTERIKVLYQVPTEAYTPIIYPAVILKNSLRKQVAHKFMTHLHSMESGEIFEKHGFTFLGLK from the coding sequence ATGATGGTCCGAGTCATCAGGTTTTGTGTCGCGATTGGCGTGCTGGTGCTGTTTACGGTGCTTATAGGATGCACAAAGGAGAAGCGGGAACACACGGAATTGGACGTGTTTGCCGCAATCAGTTTAACGGATGCACTCACTGAAATTGGGACAGCATTCACAGCGGAAAATGGAATTAAGATCTTTTACAATTTCGCCGCCTCTACGACGTTACAACGCCAGCTCGAAAAGGGGGCGACAGCCGATGTCTTTATCTCGGCGAGTCCGCGCCAGGTCGTTGCTTTGGAAACAAATGGGCTGCTTGAAGTCGAGAGTCGCCGTGATCTGTTAACCAATCGGTTGGTGCTTGTCTCTGATGATACCGCTGGGTTTTCCGTGGAGACGCTCGCTAAGCTTGCTGTGCCTGAGATTGCGCGAATCGCGATTGGGCATCCAAATATAGTGCCTGCTGGCACTTACGCCAAAGAAGCCTTGACGCATTTTGAATTATGGGAGACGCTACGTCCGAAGTTGATTTTCGGCGTGGATGTGCGCGCAACGCTCGCTTATGTCACCGCTGGAAACGTGGATATTGCCATTGTCTATAAAACGGATACAACACTGACCGAGCGTATAAAGGTGCTTTATCAGGTACCGACTGAAGCATATACACCCATTATCTACCCGGCGGTCATTCTGAAGAATAGCCTACGAAAGCAAGTGGCACATAAATTTATGACGCATCTTCATTCTATGGAGAGCGGTGAGATTTTTGAAAAGCACGGATTTACCTTTCTGGGACTAAAATGA
- the modB gene encoding molybdate ABC transporter permease subunit — protein sequence MRITPAEVAALSLSIKVALLSLVIMFPPGLFVGWLLAKRTFPGKAFLNTLVMSPLVLPPIVSGYLLLILLGKYGFIGGFIYRVFGIEIIFSQLAVISAVSIISFPLLVRGIVTGMESVPLELENAARTLGASPLKVFWTITFPLAHRGIIGGTILGFSKSLGEFGATIMVAGNIPGKTQTMALAIFSAVHLGEDASVYRLVFISTVVAFIALWLTERFTLR from the coding sequence ATGAGGATTACCCCCGCCGAAGTTGCCGCCCTCTCTTTATCTATAAAAGTTGCGTTGCTCAGTCTTGTCATAATGTTCCCACCAGGGCTATTCGTCGGTTGGCTCCTTGCAAAACGTACATTCCCGGGAAAGGCATTCCTGAATACGCTTGTGATGTCTCCATTGGTACTGCCGCCTATCGTCAGTGGATATTTGCTCCTTATCCTATTGGGCAAATACGGATTCATCGGTGGATTTATCTATCGAGTGTTCGGTATAGAGATTATTTTTTCACAGCTGGCTGTTATCAGTGCAGTCTCAATCATCTCATTTCCACTGTTAGTCCGGGGAATTGTGACAGGGATGGAGTCTGTGCCGCTGGAGCTTGAAAACGCAGCACGGACACTTGGCGCCTCACCCTTGAAAGTGTTTTGGACGATCACATTCCCGCTTGCGCATCGCGGAATTATCGGTGGAACGATCCTCGGTTTCTCCAAAAGCCTCGGTGAATTTGGTGCCACAATCATGGTGGCTGGGAACATTCCCGGCAAAACCCAAACGATGGCGTTAGCGATTTTCAGTGCCGTTCATCTCGGAGAGGATGCCTCTGTCTATCGATTGGTATTTATTTCAACCGTTGTTGCCTTCATCGCACTCTGGTTAACGGAACGGTTTACGCTCAGGTAG
- the modC gene encoding molybdenum ABC transporter ATP-binding protein: MSIESPKIRLDFRKSLGSFTLEVDCTLEAKVSAFLGVSGSGKSTLLNCVSGTLMPDEGEIAFGDEILYASASKINLPPEKRQFGYVFQEGYLFPHLTVAQNIRYGQPNPRKSSPAIDVLEIAELLQRYPKELSGGERQRVAVARALAMEPRMLLMDEPLAALDDALKDRIIPYLRHIKEAFEIPILYVTHTFSEAMALADEAFLLADGVVVASGEPHRLLTAPSAMPIAQLTGVENILFLSVTASDKSRGLTALEIGSQSLMIPYTDVPVGERVPVAIRAEDIIISLEPDISVSARNILPGKIQDLDVKSERTWVSILVGTHHLAVKITHEAREQLKLREGSAVYCVIKASAINLLWN, encoded by the coding sequence ATGTCTATAGAAAGTCCGAAAATCAGACTCGATTTCCGCAAAAGCCTCGGGAGTTTCACCTTAGAGGTCGATTGCACGCTGGAAGCAAAGGTTTCGGCGTTTTTAGGCGTGTCTGGCAGCGGTAAAAGTACACTTCTCAATTGCGTGAGCGGCACGCTAATGCCTGATGAGGGTGAAATCGCTTTTGGAGACGAGATCCTTTACGCCTCCGCCTCTAAAATTAATCTACCCCCGGAAAAGCGGCAGTTCGGCTATGTTTTTCAAGAGGGCTACCTTTTTCCCCATCTCACGGTTGCCCAGAACATCCGATACGGACAACCGAATCCACGAAAATCATCACCCGCAATAGATGTTCTCGAAATTGCCGAACTTCTCCAACGGTATCCGAAAGAACTCTCTGGTGGTGAACGTCAACGGGTGGCGGTCGCACGGGCACTCGCTATGGAGCCTCGGATGCTTCTGATGGATGAGCCACTTGCTGCGCTTGATGACGCCCTAAAAGATCGAATTATACCGTATCTCCGTCACATTAAAGAAGCCTTTGAGATACCCATCCTTTACGTTACCCACACCTTTTCCGAGGCGATGGCACTCGCTGACGAAGCCTTCCTGCTCGCTGATGGCGTAGTCGTGGCGAGCGGTGAACCCCACCGATTGTTAACCGCCCCTTCCGCCATGCCCATCGCACAACTGACGGGGGTCGAAAACATTCTATTCCTTTCCGTAACGGCGTCAGACAAGTCACGCGGTTTGACCGCATTGGAGATCGGGAGTCAATCGCTTATGATACCTTATACCGATGTTCCAGTAGGCGAGAGAGTTCCGGTCGCTATCCGTGCTGAGGATATTATTATCTCGCTGGAACCCGATATCTCCGTGAGTGCGCGCAACATATTACCCGGAAAAATCCAGGATCTGGATGTCAAAAGCGAGCGAACATGGGTGTCTATTCTCGTTGGCACGCATCACCTGGCAGTGAAAATCACACACGAAGCGCGAGAACAGTTAAAATTGCGGGAAGGCTCAGCGGTTTACTGTGTGATTAAGGCAAGTGCGATCAATCTTCTCTGGAATTAG